From a single Cyclobacterium marinum DSM 745 genomic region:
- a CDS encoding fibronectin type III domain-containing protein, with amino-acid sequence MNKYLRLQLLTSILFFLFVLQTLAQTSPAGLFLTWQNDPTSTMTIDWHTKAEDQAIDLLHFREKGTDTWTSLTSLAFDFPFSDRKIHRLELTGLKPDVNYEFRVGEFSRIFYFRTMPKTNDRPIRFATGGDTSQGEMFKKMNRAAMQYNPDFIVWGGDLAYANGQKENIAAWYQWFEGVLRDLVTEDGRVVPLVVGIGNHDVINHHYPASESNINKGIGMPAFIAKVKRGEMEEPTDEMRLEKAPFFYRLFAFPGQPGYGVIDFGNYLSLFILDSSHSNLISGSQTNWLHERLEERKDMANIIPVYHKPAYPSGRVQPGGNRNQFWSQEVHTHWVPLFEEYGVRVALENDDHTYKRSYPLLRDNIDPNGIVYLGDGSWGVEKKKPKSPEEVWYLRKSAEENSAIIATLQGSHQHFLMINENGKIIDEYPETLKIKP; translated from the coding sequence ATGAACAAATATTTAAGGCTCCAGCTCCTTACTTCGATTCTATTCTTTCTTTTTGTCCTTCAGACTCTGGCCCAGACTTCTCCGGCCGGTTTATTCCTCACCTGGCAAAATGACCCTACCAGCACCATGACCATCGACTGGCATACAAAGGCTGAAGATCAGGCGATTGATTTGTTACATTTCAGGGAAAAAGGAACAGATACCTGGACATCCCTTACTTCCCTTGCTTTTGACTTTCCTTTTTCAGATCGTAAAATACACCGTTTAGAACTGACAGGTTTAAAACCTGATGTAAACTATGAGTTTCGTGTAGGGGAATTTAGCCGAATTTTCTATTTCCGTACCATGCCCAAGACCAATGACCGACCTATCCGTTTTGCTACAGGTGGAGATACTTCTCAGGGAGAAATGTTTAAAAAAATGAACCGGGCTGCCATGCAGTATAACCCTGATTTTATTGTATGGGGTGGCGATTTGGCCTATGCCAATGGCCAAAAGGAAAATATTGCCGCTTGGTACCAGTGGTTTGAAGGAGTTTTGCGTGACCTGGTTACTGAGGATGGCAGAGTGGTTCCTCTTGTTGTTGGCATTGGCAACCACGATGTAATCAATCACCATTACCCCGCTTCAGAAAGCAATATCAACAAAGGCATAGGCATGCCTGCATTTATTGCCAAGGTAAAACGTGGAGAAATGGAGGAACCTACGGATGAAATGCGACTGGAAAAAGCACCATTTTTCTACAGACTATTTGCTTTCCCCGGCCAGCCCGGTTATGGAGTGATTGACTTTGGCAATTACCTGAGCTTATTTATACTGGACAGCTCTCATAGCAATCTTATTAGTGGAAGTCAAACCAATTGGCTTCATGAACGATTGGAAGAAAGAAAAGACATGGCCAATATCATCCCGGTTTACCACAAGCCTGCTTACCCTTCCGGCCGTGTGCAGCCCGGGGGAAACCGCAACCAGTTTTGGTCTCAGGAGGTCCACACACATTGGGTGCCACTATTTGAAGAATATGGTGTACGTGTAGCCCTGGAAAATGATGACCATACTTATAAACGCAGCTATCCCCTGCTCCGGGATAATATAGACCCCAACGGCATCGTTTACCTGGGAGATGGTTCCTGGGGTGTAGAAAAAAAGAAGCCCAAAAGTCCGGAGGAAGTTTGGTACCTCAGGAAATCTGCTGAAGAAAATTCAGCCATTATCGCTACCCTACAAGGGAGTCACCAACATTTCCTGATGATCAATGAAAACGGAAAGATCATCGATGAATATCCGGAAACATTAAAAATCAAGCCGTAA
- a CDS encoding type I restriction endonuclease, whose amino-acid sequence MEIPSFKEDHISQILALQVLQTLGYTYLTPDEALAYRGNKTTNFILENGLRKQLKEINSIRVSSTETLVFSDNNLKAGIQALKNPPMQEGYITASESVYNLLTLGKSLEQNIDGDKKSFTLQYIDWQHPEQNVFHVCEE is encoded by the coding sequence ATGGAAATACCATCATTTAAAGAAGATCATATTAGTCAAATACTAGCATTGCAGGTTTTGCAAACCCTAGGCTACACCTATTTGACTCCCGATGAAGCTTTGGCCTATCGTGGCAACAAAACCACCAATTTCATCTTAGAGAATGGTTTGCGAAAGCAGTTGAAAGAAATCAATTCAATTCGAGTTAGTTCTACGGAAACATTAGTTTTCAGTGATAACAATTTAAAAGCAGGTATTCAAGCATTGAAAAACCCACCAATGCAGGAGGGTTATATCACAGCAAGTGAATCAGTCTATAACCTATTGACATTAGGTAAATCCCTTGAACAAAACATAGACGGAGACAAAAAGAGTTTTACCCTTCAATACATAGATTGGCAACATCCGGAGCAAAACGTATTTCATGTTTGTGAAGAATAA
- a CDS encoding SRPBCC family protein produces MPRIIPETQINAPSERCFNLSKRIDLHKISTGHTDEEAIDGVARSASRDHQENSFLTF; encoded by the coding sequence ATGCCAAGAATTATACCGGAAACACAAATAAATGCACCAAGCGAAAGGTGCTTTAATTTATCGAAAAGGATTGATCTTCATAAGATTTCAACCGGGCATACAGATGAGGAAGCTATTGATGGTGTTGCTAGATCAGCTAGCAGAGACCATCAAGAAAACAGCTTTCTTACTTTCTGA